In a genomic window of Mycolicibacter heraklionensis:
- a CDS encoding hemolysin family protein, whose amino-acid sequence MADVVNVLLTVALIIGNGFFVGAEFSLISARRDRLETLAEQGRRSAVTVIRAGEQLPLMLAGFQLGVTVCSILLGRIGEPAVADLLEHPFALAGIPDPLLHTVSFVVALAVVVTLHVLFGEMVPKNITLAGPETAAMLLIPPYLLYMAAARPFIVFYNWCAHVIMRVLRVEPKDELEITVSTVELSEMIAESVSAGLLDLEEYTRLTRALQIRTRVVADVALPIGDIRAVPVAAAGRGPTVAAIEKAFAQTGYSRFPVVDEGEFVGYLHIKDVLALSETSTGPGPDTVVDVAAVRPLPRIPASLPLADALSRLRRRNSHLALAVADDGTAVAMVTLEDLVQDVVGTVRDGTHRV is encoded by the coding sequence GTGGCTGATGTGGTGAACGTGCTGCTCACGGTGGCGCTGATCATCGGGAACGGGTTTTTCGTCGGCGCGGAGTTCTCGTTGATCTCAGCACGCCGGGACCGGCTGGAGACGCTGGCCGAACAGGGCAGGCGCAGCGCGGTCACCGTCATCCGTGCCGGCGAACAGCTCCCGCTGATGCTGGCCGGCTTCCAGCTGGGAGTCACGGTGTGTTCGATCCTGCTCGGCCGTATCGGCGAGCCCGCGGTGGCCGACCTGCTCGAGCACCCGTTCGCCCTGGCGGGGATCCCGGACCCGCTGCTGCACACGGTGTCGTTCGTCGTCGCGCTGGCGGTCGTGGTCACCCTGCATGTGCTGTTCGGCGAGATGGTCCCGAAGAACATCACCCTGGCCGGCCCGGAGACGGCGGCGATGCTGCTGATCCCGCCCTACCTGCTCTACATGGCCGCGGCGCGGCCGTTCATCGTGTTCTACAACTGGTGCGCTCACGTCATCATGCGGGTCCTGCGGGTGGAGCCCAAGGACGAGCTGGAGATCACGGTGTCCACCGTCGAGTTGAGCGAGATGATCGCTGAGTCGGTCTCGGCGGGTCTGCTCGACCTCGAGGAATACACCCGGTTGACCCGTGCCCTGCAGATCCGCACCCGGGTGGTCGCCGATGTCGCGTTGCCGATCGGCGACATCCGTGCTGTGCCGGTGGCAGCCGCCGGGCGCGGCCCGACCGTGGCCGCCATCGAAAAGGCCTTCGCCCAGACCGGTTACTCCCGGTTCCCGGTCGTCGATGAGGGTGAATTTGTCGGCTACCTGCACATCAAGGATGTGTTGGCGCTCAGCGAGACCTCCACCGGGCCAGGGCCGGACACGGTTGTCGACGTCGCCGCCGTGCGGCCGCTGCCGCGCATCCCCGCTTCCCTGCCGCTGGCCGATGCGTTGTCCCGGCTGCGCCGACGTAACAGCCATCTGGCACTGGCGGTCGCCGACGACGGTACGGCGGTGGCGATGGTGACCCTCGAAGACCTGGTCCAGGACGTCGTCGGCACTGTCCGCGACGGGACGCACCGTGTTTGA